The Leptospira venezuelensis genome contains a region encoding:
- a CDS encoding alpha/beta fold hydrolase, with product MDRKTFNFRGIKLSYIDSGNKSSEPILIAHANGFSAGCYSYLIQKLSETHRVLALDFCGHGQSEPNLEWKDWFFFRDQILALIETENLKNVVGIGHSLGGASILLSSYKRPDHFRKIFAMDPVILNFAYLLLALAFDTPLAKGAIKRRREFKNLEFVKKAFRKTPTFANWSDKVFEDYLKSCFKKEEDKWVLCCPPELEAKIFNSVSFLSLLQYRRIKTETHITIPRKYEVCSPSAAKKIIKGNPNSSLEQWDDVSHFFPFERPEKTLERIIQKL from the coding sequence ATGGATAGAAAAACATTTAACTTCCGTGGGATCAAACTATCTTATATAGATTCTGGAAATAAATCCTCGGAACCAATCTTGATTGCTCACGCTAATGGATTTTCTGCGGGTTGTTATTCTTATTTAATACAAAAACTTTCTGAAACGCATAGAGTTCTTGCTTTAGATTTTTGTGGTCATGGTCAATCAGAACCAAACTTAGAATGGAAAGATTGGTTTTTCTTTAGAGATCAAATTTTAGCACTGATAGAAACAGAAAATCTGAAAAATGTTGTGGGGATTGGACATTCTTTGGGAGGAGCAAGCATCCTTCTTTCTTCCTACAAAAGGCCGGACCACTTTCGGAAAATTTTTGCAATGGATCCTGTGATATTAAATTTTGCTTACCTTCTTCTAGCCTTAGCTTTCGATACTCCTTTAGCAAAAGGTGCTATAAAAAGAAGAAGAGAATTTAAAAATCTGGAGTTTGTCAAAAAAGCATTCAGAAAGACTCCCACATTTGCAAATTGGTCCGACAAGGTATTTGAAGATTATTTAAAGTCTTGTTTCAAAAAAGAAGAAGATAAATGGGTCTTATGTTGTCCTCCTGAACTAGAGGCCAAAATTTTTAATTCAGTCAGTTTTTTAAGTTTGCTGCAATATAGAAGGATCAAAACAGAAACTCATATTACAATTCCCAGAAAATACGAAGTATGTTCTCCTTCTGCTGCTAAAAAGATTATCAAAGGAAATCCAAACTCAAGCTTGGAGCAATGGGATGATGTTTCCCATTTTTTTCCATTCGAACGTCCTGAAAAAACCCTGGAAAGAATCATTCAAAAATTATAA
- a CDS encoding SMR family transporter — translation MKFTVIIIFVVALFFNALANILIKASSLGDKTNTASGIEGLIKAFLHPVFFAGLASFGIALLGYRWVLGNGLKLSLAYPLFTSAGFIIVLVASAIFFKEELNWTQWTGIGLILAGVWLTSAEMFV, via the coding sequence ATGAAATTTACGGTGATAATCATTTTCGTAGTCGCATTATTCTTCAATGCCTTAGCAAACATTTTGATTAAGGCAAGTTCTTTAGGAGATAAAACAAATACGGCTTCCGGAATCGAAGGATTGATTAAAGCATTTTTACATCCGGTTTTCTTTGCAGGACTTGCTTCTTTCGGGATCGCGTTATTGGGTTATAGATGGGTATTAGGTAACGGATTAAAATTATCGTTGGCTTATCCACTCTTCACATCTGCTGGATTTATTATAGTACTCGTAGCTTCCGCGATATTTTTTAAAGAAGAACTAAACTGGACTCAATGGACAGGAATAGGTTTGATACTCGCTGGAGTATGGTTGACCTCTGCAGAAATGTTTGTTTAA
- a CDS encoding polysaccharide deacetylase family protein: MKTTFLVSLVFLTHCSSFGTSPNIQTDPRNPIGYYEGDPLPPKTAFLTFDDGPSDWTSDVLDVLKKENVKATFFVCGAWLPKASTRGNSFRKYRTTLIRMKEEGHTIGNHTLGHQNFAYMSPKRIERQLDENQKLYENELGEYSGKLIWIRPPFGSPYIKTKNATIRKKVSSALQGKGLVFMWTKEFDSTDSKEWVKGEWYEKGPKINPDDEKFRRKMDRIYNSLIYKTEGQGVVILFHDTHPTTKEVLPFVIEKLKSEGYSFATAEDYTKWRWGKTSEVLSDEASD; this comes from the coding sequence ATGAAAACCACCTTTCTAGTATCTTTAGTATTTCTAACCCATTGTTCCAGCTTCGGGACTTCTCCAAATATCCAAACAGATCCCCGTAATCCAATCGGATACTATGAAGGAGATCCGCTTCCTCCTAAAACTGCATTTCTAACATTCGATGACGGACCTTCCGACTGGACCTCAGATGTATTAGATGTGCTCAAAAAAGAGAATGTAAAAGCTACGTTCTTCGTATGCGGAGCTTGGTTGCCAAAGGCAAGCACAAGAGGAAATAGTTTCCGAAAATACAGAACAACACTCATCCGAATGAAAGAAGAAGGTCATACGATCGGAAATCACACGCTTGGTCATCAAAACTTCGCATATATGTCTCCGAAAAGAATCGAAAGACAATTGGACGAAAACCAAAAATTGTATGAGAATGAACTCGGAGAATATTCTGGAAAGTTAATATGGATTCGCCCCCCTTTCGGTTCTCCATATATAAAAACCAAGAATGCAACAATTAGAAAGAAAGTAAGTTCTGCCCTCCAAGGTAAAGGCCTTGTGTTCATGTGGACCAAAGAGTTCGATTCTACGGATTCCAAGGAATGGGTGAAAGGAGAATGGTATGAAAAGGGACCGAAGATCAACCCTGACGACGAGAAATTCAGAAGAAAGATGGATCGAATCTATAACTCACTCATATATAAAACGGAAGGGCAAGGAGTGGTGATCCTATTCCATGATACACATCCTACTACAAAAGAAGTCTTACCATTCGTAATAGAAAAATTGAAATCAGAAGGATATTCTTTTGCTACAGCGGAAGATTATACTAAATGGCGTTGGGGAAAAACTAGCGAAGTGTTAAGTGACGAAGCCTCAGATTGA
- a CDS encoding CaiB/BaiF CoA transferase family protein: MNKGPLSGVKVVDLSLLLPGPLCSMYLGDMGAEIIKIENPRAMDATRVMFKKANGAPSLYLMLNRNKKAITLNLKREKSKEILFKLLEDADILLEGFRPDGLSKMGLGYDDLKEKFPRLIYCGIYGYGDSGAYKDFAGHDLNYLSLSGVLDQTGKNPQAPGFQLADIGGGTLTALSSILAALYYREKTGRGQKIAISMMEASLQFISLYGGIYSATGQNPEGGNELLSGKLPNYSTYKTKEGRWVALGALEEMFFKTFLRQSGLDTHLETVPIAETHFAEWKKILTEYFSSKTLADLEPIFQNPDSCLTPVKTLDEVSKDPVLKEKGMILDRTHKQYGDYIQFGSPFPFSESKVTYRMDPPNHGEHNQEILKSLGYSDSEIEELKKDKVI, from the coding sequence ATGAACAAAGGTCCACTTTCAGGAGTTAAGGTAGTAGATTTAAGCTTATTGTTACCTGGTCCTTTATGCTCCATGTATTTGGGAGATATGGGAGCCGAGATCATCAAGATAGAAAATCCAAGAGCGATGGATGCAACCAGAGTAATGTTCAAAAAAGCAAATGGTGCTCCTTCTTTATATCTGATGTTAAATAGAAATAAAAAAGCGATCACACTCAATCTCAAGAGAGAAAAATCCAAAGAGATATTATTCAAACTATTAGAAGATGCTGATATACTATTGGAAGGATTTCGTCCTGACGGACTTTCCAAAATGGGACTTGGCTATGATGACCTAAAAGAAAAATTCCCGAGATTGATCTATTGTGGTATCTACGGTTATGGAGATTCAGGTGCATATAAAGATTTTGCAGGACATGACTTAAATTATCTTTCTCTATCGGGAGTATTGGACCAAACGGGAAAAAATCCCCAGGCTCCGGGATTCCAATTGGCGGATATCGGGGGTGGAACGTTAACTGCTCTTTCTTCTATTTTGGCAGCTTTGTACTATAGGGAAAAAACGGGACGTGGACAGAAAATCGCGATATCCATGATGGAGGCTTCTCTGCAATTTATTTCCCTATATGGAGGAATATATTCCGCAACAGGTCAAAATCCGGAAGGTGGAAATGAATTATTATCCGGAAAACTTCCTAATTATTCCACTTACAAAACAAAAGAGGGTCGTTGGGTTGCATTAGGTGCTCTGGAAGAAATGTTTTTTAAAACATTTTTAAGACAATCCGGTCTTGATACACATTTGGAAACAGTTCCGATTGCAGAGACACATTTTGCAGAATGGAAAAAGATCCTCACGGAATACTTCTCCTCTAAAACTCTTGCGGACTTAGAGCCTATATTCCAAAATCCTGATTCTTGTCTTACTCCTGTCAAAACTCTGGATGAGGTATCCAAAGACCCGGTATTAAAAGAGAAGGGAATGATCCTGGATCGCACCCACAAACAATATGGGGATTATATACAATTCGGTTCACCTTTTCCTTTTTCGGAAAGTAAAGTGACTTATAGAATGGATCCTCCTAATCATGGGGAGCATAACCAGGAAATCTTAAAATCTTTGGGTTATAGCGATTCAGAGATAGAAGAGTTGAAGAAAGATAAAGTAATTTAA
- a CDS encoding MBL fold metallo-hydrolase, which translates to MKIQRIIILLVAIGILTNCAVTSNRSVLVNKGTPVDIKDINPSDKGPIVFKKIIAADWATERAGLINLKDQKAITAGLQSGQEPIQIYFYVIDHPKFGRYVVDTGLGDVFRKDTKEWPVSGIVTSQMNLGALKIHTTIKEWLQKEPKKVEGIFITHLHLDHILGTQDFPIGTSVYTGQNEPGDTRFLHLFVQGSTDKILGLDTILSELNFFRKEAAPIRFLDFFGDQSLYVVSVPGHTEGSIAFLIKSTNGVQLITGDTCHTSWGWLNNVTPGDFTKDIERNKVSLDLLQSVAAKFPKIQVHPGHQSIPAPTK; encoded by the coding sequence GTGAAAATCCAACGAATCATTATTTTATTAGTCGCGATCGGAATTTTAACCAATTGTGCAGTTACTTCCAATCGCTCAGTCCTAGTGAATAAAGGAACTCCAGTCGATATCAAGGATATCAATCCTTCAGATAAAGGCCCGATTGTTTTTAAAAAGATTATCGCTGCGGACTGGGCAACGGAACGTGCTGGTCTGATCAATTTAAAGGATCAAAAAGCAATTACTGCAGGTTTGCAGTCCGGTCAGGAACCGATTCAAATTTATTTTTACGTAATAGATCATCCTAAATTTGGAAGATATGTGGTGGATACCGGGCTCGGGGACGTATTTCGTAAGGACACAAAAGAATGGCCTGTGTCCGGAATAGTTACTTCTCAGATGAATTTGGGAGCTTTGAAGATTCATACAACGATTAAAGAGTGGCTGCAAAAAGAACCAAAGAAAGTAGAAGGTATCTTTATTACTCATTTGCATTTAGATCATATTTTGGGTACTCAAGATTTTCCAATTGGGACTTCAGTTTATACTGGTCAGAACGAACCGGGGGATACTCGATTCCTTCATCTTTTTGTTCAAGGAAGTACGGACAAGATACTCGGACTAGATACTATTCTTTCTGAATTAAACTTCTTTAGAAAAGAAGCTGCTCCAATTAGATTTCTAGATTTTTTCGGAGACCAATCACTTTATGTAGTCTCGGTTCCTGGACATACGGAAGGTAGTATTGCATTTTTAATAAAATCTACTAACGGGGTTCAGCTGATTACTGGAGATACTTGTCATACAAGCTGGGGTTGGCTGAATAATGTAACTCCAGGAGATTTTACTAAGGATATTGAAAGGAATAAAGTGAGTCTAGACTTGCTACAATCCGTTGCGGCTAAATTCCCAAAAATTCAGGTCCATCCAGGGCATCAAAGTATTCCTGCTCCCACTAAATAG
- a CDS encoding DUF1761 family protein, with translation MIQSIVAPIIAGVAGFICAFLFSGPLYFGLSKFLNLPSQEEKKNLGIRIFLNFCVFVATAFSISLILQYMSLQNKAHGQSIAFILWFGFIFTSSSIDVIWKGKHLKLWIFESISSLITIQVLMFVLLLFYK, from the coding sequence ATGATACAAAGTATCGTAGCGCCGATTATTGCAGGAGTTGCTGGATTTATCTGCGCTTTTCTTTTCAGTGGTCCTCTTTATTTCGGCCTTTCCAAATTTCTAAATTTGCCTTCACAAGAAGAAAAGAAAAATCTTGGGATCCGAATATTTTTGAATTTCTGCGTTTTCGTTGCTACTGCGTTTTCTATTTCATTGATCTTACAATATATGAGCCTTCAAAATAAAGCTCATGGTCAATCCATTGCTTTCATTTTATGGTTCGGATTTATATTTACTTCCAGTTCTATCGATGTGATTTGGAAGGGTAAACATCTGAAGTTATGGATTTTTGAATCTATATCTTCCTTAATTACAATCCAAGTTTTGATGTTCGTTTTATTACTATTTTATAAATGA
- a CDS encoding TetR/AcrR family transcriptional regulator — MGLRETKKAKTRKIISDIARDLFIEKGYDAVTIVEIAEKAEVAVTTLFNYFPTKESLIFDLEDEIDADILKAIKERKKGQSILDALYQYFFSSKLFNPPDKKIFSGFGKLIRSSPELTSYLRGLWARYENSLAKEIQNDSGVSKIEAECVAKLILEGVSFACNSTSPKDVLNLTFKVLKNGWNK, encoded by the coding sequence ATGGGATTACGTGAAACTAAGAAGGCTAAAACTCGAAAAATTATCTCAGATATTGCTCGTGATCTATTCATAGAAAAGGGGTATGACGCTGTTACAATTGTTGAAATAGCCGAAAAAGCGGAAGTTGCTGTTACTACACTTTTTAATTATTTCCCGACTAAAGAGTCGCTCATTTTCGATCTTGAAGATGAGATCGATGCAGATATCTTGAAGGCCATTAAAGAGAGAAAAAAGGGTCAATCCATTCTGGATGCTCTCTACCAGTATTTTTTTTCGAGCAAGTTATTCAATCCACCTGATAAAAAGATTTTCTCAGGATTCGGAAAGCTGATCAGGTCTTCGCCTGAACTTACTTCCTATTTACGCGGGTTATGGGCTCGTTACGAAAATTCTTTGGCTAAAGAAATCCAAAACGATTCTGGTGTGAGTAAAATAGAAGCGGAATGTGTCGCAAAGTTGATCTTGGAGGGGGTAAGTTTTGCGTGTAATTCAACTTCTCCTAAAGATGTATTAAATCTTACTTTTAAAGTTTTGAAGAATGGGTGGAATAAATGA
- a CDS encoding FAD-dependent monooxygenase translates to MKENQPTYDVIISGAGPVGLFLASELALSKCKILILEKYENPQSPFKRLPFGVRGLSAPSIEALYRRGLLEELEIHKRLKNPHANSIQEGPRRQVGHFAGIPFLEGNIDTSQWKHRLESSTVTNLISEMEEMETILTRRAEYLGVEIKRGCALTSFNQTDDGVIVQSGDQSFQGQWLVGCDGARSVVRKSGGFEFAGTEPEFTGYSTKVDLADPEKLSPGRNLTERGMYLQSQPGFIVIQDFDGGEFHNSEKPVTLEHVQSVLRRISNTDITINALHYATTWTDRARQATNYRNGRILLAGDAAHIHSPLGGQGLNLGLGDAMNLGWKLAATIHKKAPEGLLDSYYMERHPIGAQVLDWSRAQVMIMKPSPEARALNSIIRDLMETRDTSTYMASRVWGIFTHYNLGKAHPLVGYSVPNFEFEDGRRIGELMQDGQGILLDFGGKPSLKTLADEYKDQVKYVTGRAKEQLGLNTLLVRPDGIIAWATDDEPDEQSIRKAASLWFTQFISWTL, encoded by the coding sequence ATGAAAGAAAACCAACCGACTTATGATGTTATTATTTCTGGAGCAGGCCCAGTAGGACTTTTTTTAGCCAGCGAACTTGCTTTATCTAAATGTAAAATTCTTATATTAGAAAAATATGAAAATCCTCAGTCTCCATTCAAGCGACTTCCTTTTGGTGTACGTGGACTCTCTGCTCCCAGCATTGAAGCTCTTTATCGCAGAGGATTATTAGAAGAACTTGAAATACATAAACGTCTTAAAAATCCTCATGCAAATTCGATTCAAGAAGGGCCTCGTCGTCAGGTAGGCCATTTCGCAGGCATTCCATTCTTGGAAGGTAATATTGATACTTCGCAATGGAAACATCGTTTAGAAAGTTCTACAGTGACTAATTTGATCTCTGAAATGGAGGAGATGGAAACCATTCTGACTCGTCGTGCAGAATATTTAGGAGTGGAGATTAAAAGAGGGTGTGCATTAACTTCTTTTAATCAAACGGATGATGGGGTAATAGTTCAATCTGGTGATCAATCTTTTCAAGGGCAATGGCTTGTGGGTTGTGATGGTGCTCGTAGTGTAGTTCGTAAATCTGGAGGTTTCGAATTTGCAGGTACCGAACCTGAATTTACAGGTTATTCTACTAAGGTTGATCTTGCTGATCCGGAAAAGTTAAGTCCGGGGCGGAATCTAACTGAAAGAGGAATGTACTTACAATCTCAACCTGGATTCATCGTAATTCAGGATTTTGATGGTGGAGAATTTCATAATTCAGAGAAGCCAGTCACTTTAGAACATGTGCAGTCAGTTCTACGCCGCATCTCGAATACAGATATTACTATCAATGCTCTTCATTATGCAACCACTTGGACTGATCGTGCAAGGCAAGCAACGAACTATCGAAACGGAAGGATTCTTTTAGCTGGAGATGCAGCACATATTCATTCTCCTTTGGGAGGGCAAGGTCTAAATCTTGGATTGGGTGATGCTATGAACCTAGGATGGAAGCTTGCTGCAACTATTCATAAAAAGGCGCCTGAAGGGTTATTGGATAGTTATTATATGGAGAGACATCCAATTGGGGCCCAGGTTCTAGATTGGTCCCGAGCTCAGGTGATGATCATGAAACCTAGTCCAGAGGCTCGTGCGTTGAACTCAATTATTCGAGATCTTATGGAGACTCGTGATACTTCTACCTATATGGCCTCAAGAGTATGGGGAATTTTTACTCATTATAATTTAGGTAAAGCTCATCCATTAGTAGGTTATAGTGTTCCGAACTTTGAGTTTGAGGATGGCAGAAGGATCGGTGAACTTATGCAAGATGGCCAAGGGATACTTCTTGATTTTGGGGGTAAACCTTCTCTTAAAACCTTGGCAGACGAATACAAAGATCAAGTGAAGTATGTTACAGGCAGAGCAAAAGAGCAGCTAGGTTTGAACACTTTATTAGTACGTCCGGACGGAATTATCGCTTGGGCTACGGATGACGAACCCGATGAACAATCTATCAGAAAAGCAGCCTCTCTTTGGTTTACTCAATTTATTTCCTGGACTTTGTGA
- a CDS encoding acyl-CoA dehydrogenase family protein, with translation MYQELTEQQIEIRDTIRAFVKKEITHEVAIHWDEENKHPEELINRMRTELGVNGLTIPEEYGGWGLGSVEQCLVTEELSRGCLGISLCFGYTGLGILPIMKGASHEQKKKWLQPVIDGEYGVSFCLSEPGAGSDVPGMSTTAVKKGDKWVINGTKQWITGGGSAGAYTVFAYTDKGRGTRGVSCFYVKRDTPGLIVGKKEDKLGIRASDTRQIIFEDCAVEEVNMIGKENLGFIYALQTLNASRPYVAAMGVGVAQAALDHASKYARQREQFGSKISSFQAVQHMLADMSIGVETARQICYLSARMSDAEDPRLPKYSAIAKAYCSETAMKAATDAVQIFGGYGYTKEYPVEKLMRDAKILCIFEGTTQIQKNEIAAYVIREAASAK, from the coding sequence ATGTATCAGGAACTGACTGAGCAGCAGATCGAGATCAGGGACACGATTCGTGCTTTCGTTAAAAAAGAAATCACGCATGAAGTTGCTATCCACTGGGACGAAGAAAACAAACATCCAGAAGAACTTATCAATAGAATGAGAACTGAGTTAGGAGTCAACGGACTCACTATCCCCGAAGAATACGGCGGATGGGGTCTTGGTTCCGTAGAGCAGTGTTTAGTTACCGAAGAACTTTCTAGAGGATGTCTCGGTATCAGCCTTTGTTTCGGATATACCGGTCTTGGTATCCTTCCGATCATGAAAGGTGCAAGCCACGAACAAAAGAAAAAATGGCTACAACCAGTTATCGACGGAGAATACGGAGTTTCTTTCTGTCTTTCCGAGCCTGGCGCAGGTTCAGACGTTCCTGGTATGAGCACTACTGCAGTTAAAAAAGGTGACAAATGGGTCATCAACGGAACCAAACAATGGATCACCGGCGGTGGTAGCGCAGGAGCTTATACAGTTTTTGCTTATACTGACAAAGGCCGTGGAACTCGTGGAGTTTCCTGCTTTTATGTTAAACGCGACACTCCAGGTCTGATCGTTGGTAAAAAAGAAGATAAACTTGGTATTCGTGCATCTGACACTCGCCAAATCATCTTCGAAGACTGTGCAGTTGAAGAAGTGAACATGATCGGGAAAGAAAACCTTGGATTCATTTACGCTCTTCAAACTTTGAACGCTTCTCGTCCATACGTTGCTGCTATGGGAGTAGGTGTTGCTCAAGCTGCTTTAGATCACGCATCTAAATACGCTCGTCAAAGAGAGCAATTCGGTTCTAAAATCTCCAGCTTCCAAGCTGTTCAACACATGCTTGCTGATATGTCTATCGGTGTAGAAACTGCACGTCAGATCTGCTACCTTTCTGCTCGTATGTCTGATGCTGAGGATCCTCGTCTTCCGAAATATTCCGCTATCGCTAAAGCTTATTGCTCTGAAACTGCAATGAAAGCAGCTACTGACGCGGTTCAAATTTTCGGTGGATACGGTTACACTAAAGAGTATCCTGTTGAAAAACTGATGAGAGACGCGAAAATCCTTTGTATCTTCGAAGGAACTACTCAAATTCAGAAAAACGAGATCGCAGCTTATGTGATCCGTGAAGCAGCTTCCGCAAAATAA
- a CDS encoding SH3 domain-containing protein, which produces MNQILKISLISIFLIINISLYSDPSEGLISGTNVRLRSEPSSSGKVIKSLNTGQKIKFISYKSEYMFEDIYLGRWIEVVTDDSVKGYMFDAFVTYGKDEEKFHVFFKRFYSSVYNNRQKKIENLSDDFFLEYCYPSSEEGKEIDCSRKNSKSGKLTNNDIIASDGGSNSDFFPDKFKLQDMTAIVIIDSGGSSTYKWHFKFIEGKWKLIRVDAFSC; this is translated from the coding sequence ATGAACCAGATTTTGAAAATATCTTTAATAAGTATTTTTCTCATTATAAATATCTCCTTATATTCTGATCCGAGTGAGGGTCTAATTTCTGGGACAAATGTTCGGCTTAGATCCGAGCCATCCTCATCTGGCAAGGTTATCAAATCCTTGAACACAGGACAAAAGATCAAATTTATTTCCTATAAATCTGAGTACATGTTTGAAGATATCTATTTAGGAAGATGGATTGAAGTCGTAACGGATGATTCCGTTAAAGGATATATGTTCGACGCGTTTGTTACTTACGGAAAGGATGAGGAAAAATTTCACGTATTCTTCAAAAGATTTTATAGTTCCGTTTACAATAATCGACAAAAGAAGATCGAAAATTTGAGTGATGATTTCTTTCTCGAATACTGCTACCCAAGTTCAGAAGAGGGTAAAGAGATTGATTGCTCTAGAAAAAATAGTAAGTCCGGTAAATTAACAAATAATGATATAATAGCTTCGGATGGAGGGAGCAATAGCGATTTTTTTCCGGATAAGTTTAAATTGCAGGATATGACTGCGATAGTGATTATCGATTCAGGAGGATCATCTACTTATAAATGGCATTTCAAATTCATCGAAGGAAAGTGGAAACTCATACGCGTAGATGCCTTTTCCTGTTAA
- a CDS encoding Crp/Fnr family transcriptional regulator, with the protein MDQKDRPWEKIYQTVNQVSPIPKEVWKKSEALYTLRKLEYGDFLIKQGAQPTEFAFVFSGVLREYYLTDQGNEYIKSFNFPGDFTGSYFDLLTEQPSTCNIRAITDCELAVAKFSEFRKLFSQDIAWERLGRIFAENLFLKKARREYELLALSAEERYDLLLESRPDIEELIPQYHIASYLGITPVSLSRIRAKRKKD; encoded by the coding sequence ATGGATCAAAAAGACCGTCCCTGGGAAAAAATTTATCAAACCGTGAACCAGGTCTCTCCCATCCCAAAAGAAGTCTGGAAAAAATCGGAAGCACTATATACTCTTCGCAAGTTAGAATATGGGGATTTTCTGATCAAACAAGGGGCCCAACCAACTGAGTTTGCATTCGTATTCTCAGGTGTGTTGAGAGAATATTATCTAACAGACCAAGGAAACGAATATATCAAAAGTTTCAATTTCCCGGGAGACTTTACCGGATCTTATTTTGATCTACTTACGGAACAACCTTCTACCTGTAATATCAGAGCAATTACAGATTGCGAACTTGCAGTAGCAAAATTCTCAGAATTCAGAAAACTATTCTCACAAGACATTGCCTGGGAGAGATTAGGTAGAATATTTGCAGAGAACTTATTCTTAAAAAAGGCCAGAAGAGAATATGAGCTCTTAGCCTTAAGCGCAGAAGAAAGATACGATTTATTATTAGAATCAAGACCTGATATAGAAGAACTTATTCCTCAATATCATATCGCATCTTATTTGGGGATTACGCCTGTTTCCTTAAGTAGGATCCGAGCGAAGAGAAAAAAAGATTAG
- a CDS encoding alpha/beta fold hydrolase: MEAVLENKTTSPKLPSGYYTSKLGKIAYWIEGKGKPIFLLHSAGHDHNDFESILPSLSEKYKVISLDWPGHGLSENPQPATSASAVEYAEILPDLVTQLSPEGGIFIGNSLGGFASMDLALKKPELVKGLVIVDSGGLNDPDWITKSFAGLKSKVWFTSFVWNFFPNHYIKVRNKYTESILSRIKERENVEGAKEVNASIWKSFLDERHDLREKVSQIQVPTLIVWGEYDPVIDPKLALRLHEKVKGSKLAYLKTGHVPFAENPKEFLKVTLPFLNSI, translated from the coding sequence ATGGAAGCAGTTTTAGAAAACAAAACCACATCACCGAAGTTACCAAGCGGATATTATACTTCTAAGTTAGGAAAGATCGCATATTGGATAGAAGGAAAAGGAAAGCCGATTTTTTTACTACATTCGGCAGGCCATGACCATAACGATTTTGAATCTATTTTGCCGAGTTTATCAGAAAAATATAAAGTGATCTCCTTGGATTGGCCGGGGCACGGATTATCTGAAAACCCACAGCCTGCGACTTCTGCTTCTGCGGTAGAATATGCGGAAATATTACCTGACCTGGTTACGCAGCTTTCCCCGGAAGGCGGGATCTTTATAGGGAACTCTCTCGGAGGTTTTGCCTCTATGGATCTTGCTCTAAAAAAACCGGAACTAGTAAAAGGTCTCGTGATTGTGGACTCAGGCGGACTAAACGATCCGGATTGGATTACTAAAAGTTTTGCCGGATTAAAATCCAAGGTTTGGTTTACTAGCTTTGTTTGGAATTTCTTTCCGAATCATTATATAAAGGTCAGGAATAAATATACAGAGTCTATTCTATCCCGTATCAAAGAAAGAGAAAATGTAGAAGGTGCGAAAGAAGTGAATGCTTCCATCTGGAAAAGTTTTTTGGATGAAAGACATGATCTAAGAGAAAAAGTCTCCCAAATCCAAGTGCCAACATTGATCGTATGGGGAGAATATGACCCAGTCATAGATCCTAAACTTGCTCTCAGACTTCATGAAAAAGTAAAAGGTTCCAAGTTGGCCTATCTAAAAACAGGTCATGTGCCCTTTGCGGAAAACCCAAAGGAATTCTTAAAAGTCACATTGCCATTTCTAAATTCTATATAG